The following are encoded together in the Micromonospora lupini genome:
- the nuoH gene encoding NADH-quinone oxidoreductase subunit NuoH: MSPSYLAQDPTLADFGRDPWWLVLGKIVFAFAFGLLATLLGVWFERRVVGYMQVRPGPNQVGPFGLLQTLADGLKMAFKEDILPKAADKVVYFFAPTISVICAVTALSVVPFGPMVSIGGHHTPLQVTDVPVAVLLLLACSSMGVYGIVLGGWASGSTYPLLGGLRSSAQMISYEVAMGLSIVAVFMTAGTMSTSGIVAKQAHGTQLSIGGFDLPAPGWYAILLLPSFVIFFIATVGETNRAPFDLPEAESELVAGFMTEYSSLKFALFMLSEYVAMVTMSAVTTTLFLGGWRAPWPITLWEGANSGWWPMLWFFGKVIALVFVFVWLRGTLPRLRYDQFMRFGWKVLLPINLVWILVLSGLRSIEDWDSKGKLIAVGIPAGVLLLATLFWPNRRPQPKPTAQEQVDSRPYGSFPLPPMDLQVPPSPRITRVVAEREPANIVAGSDSREV, from the coding sequence GTGAGTCCCTCCTACCTCGCCCAGGACCCGACGCTTGCCGACTTCGGTCGGGATCCGTGGTGGCTGGTCCTCGGCAAGATCGTCTTCGCGTTCGCCTTCGGCCTGCTGGCCACCCTGCTCGGCGTCTGGTTCGAGCGGCGCGTGGTGGGTTACATGCAGGTGCGGCCCGGCCCCAACCAGGTCGGCCCGTTCGGCCTGCTCCAGACCCTCGCCGACGGCCTGAAGATGGCCTTCAAGGAGGACATCCTGCCGAAGGCGGCCGACAAGGTCGTCTACTTCTTCGCCCCGACGATCTCGGTGATCTGCGCGGTCACCGCGCTGTCGGTGGTGCCGTTCGGCCCGATGGTGAGCATCGGCGGTCACCACACGCCGTTGCAGGTCACCGACGTGCCGGTGGCGGTGCTGCTGCTGCTGGCCTGCTCCTCGATGGGCGTCTACGGCATCGTGCTGGGCGGCTGGGCCTCCGGCTCGACGTACCCGCTCCTCGGCGGCCTGCGGTCGAGCGCCCAGATGATCTCGTACGAGGTCGCCATGGGCCTCTCCATCGTGGCCGTCTTCATGACCGCCGGCACGATGAGCACCAGCGGGATCGTCGCGAAGCAGGCCCACGGGACGCAGCTCAGCATCGGCGGGTTCGACCTGCCCGCCCCGGGCTGGTACGCGATCCTGCTGCTGCCCAGCTTCGTCATCTTCTTCATCGCCACAGTCGGCGAGACCAACCGGGCACCGTTCGACCTGCCCGAGGCCGAGTCCGAGCTGGTCGCCGGCTTCATGACGGAGTACAGCTCGCTGAAGTTCGCGCTCTTCATGCTCAGCGAGTACGTCGCGATGGTGACCATGTCCGCGGTCACCACCACGCTGTTCCTCGGCGGCTGGCGGGCGCCGTGGCCGATCACCCTCTGGGAGGGCGCCAACTCCGGTTGGTGGCCGATGCTCTGGTTCTTCGGCAAGGTGATCGCGCTGGTCTTCGTCTTCGTGTGGCTGCGCGGCACGCTGCCCCGGCTGCGCTACGACCAGTTCATGCGCTTCGGCTGGAAGGTGCTGCTGCCGATCAACCTGGTCTGGATCCTGGTCCTGTCGGGCCTGCGCTCCATCGAGGACTGGGACTCGAAGGGCAAGCTGATCGCGGTCGGCATCCCGGCCGGCGTACTGCTGCTCGCCACGCTGTTCTGGCCCAACCGTCGGCCGCAGCCGAAGCCGACCGCGCAGGAGCAGGTGGACAGCCGGCCGTACGGGAGCTTCCCGCTGCCACCGATGGATCTACAGGTACCACCGAGCCCGCGTATCACGCGCGTGGTCGCCGAGCGGGAGCCGGCCAACATCGTCGCCGGCTCGGACTCCAGGGAGGTGTGA
- the nuoI gene encoding NADH-quinone oxidoreductase subunit NuoI — protein MGAITGTFKGFGVTFSHMFRKVVTTDYPFKPPVSAPRYHGRHILNRHPDGLEKCIGCELCAWACPADAIYVEGGDNTDEQRFSPGERYASTYQINYARCIFCGLCIEACPTRSLTMSNEYELARDNRQDLIFTKEQLLAPLLEGMEQPPHPMRLGDSEKDYYVGALDNPGTSAGAETSPMGPGRYQVEEHPGVTFPGAEQAAQRAAAGKGEGA, from the coding sequence GTGGGCGCGATCACCGGAACGTTCAAGGGATTCGGTGTCACCTTCTCGCACATGTTCAGGAAGGTCGTCACCACCGACTATCCGTTCAAGCCGCCGGTGTCGGCGCCGCGCTACCACGGGCGGCACATCCTCAACCGGCACCCGGACGGCCTGGAGAAGTGCATCGGCTGCGAGCTGTGCGCCTGGGCCTGCCCGGCGGACGCGATCTACGTCGAGGGCGGCGACAACACCGACGAGCAGCGCTTCTCGCCCGGTGAGCGGTACGCCAGCACCTACCAGATCAACTACGCGCGGTGCATCTTCTGTGGGCTCTGCATCGAGGCCTGCCCGACCCGTTCGCTGACCATGAGCAACGAGTACGAGCTGGCCCGGGACAACCGGCAGGACCTGATCTTCACGAAGGAGCAGCTGCTCGCCCCGCTGCTCGAGGGCATGGAGCAGCCGCCGCACCCGATGCGGCTGGGCGACAGCGAGAAGGACTACTACGTCGGCGCGCTTGACAACCCGGGCACCTCGGCCGGTGCCGAGACGTCCCCGATGGGTCCCGGCCGCTACCAGGTCGAGGAGCACCCCGGCGTGACGTTCCCGGGCGCCGAGCAGGCCGCCCAACGCGCGGCGGCCGGCAAGGGAGAGGGAGCATGA
- a CDS encoding NADH-quinone oxidoreductase subunit G, protein MTDVAKQTETVTLTIDGVEVTAPKGTLLIRVAEQMGTEIPRFCDHPLLAPAGACRQCLVEVEGQRKPVASCTQTVADGMVVRTQLTSPVAQKAQEGVMELLLLNHPLDCPMCDKGGECPLQNQAMSTGRTDSRFHEHKREYEKPMAISSQVLLDRERCVLCQRCTRFSEEIAGDKFIDLMGRSSAEEINIYRDDAYGEEGDAGDVPFNSYFSGNTVQICPVGALTGAQYRFRARPFDLVSSPSVCEHCSAGCGQRTDWRRGKVLRRLAGDEPAVNEEWNCDKGRWGFQYTRAADRLTNPLVRDERTGELREASWSEALTRAAEGLHAAREGGQGTAVLTGGRLTVEDAYAYAKFARVALNTNDIDFRARPVSREEADFLASSVAGVTDVTYTDVENAPAVVLVGLEPEEECPILFLRLRKAYLKKTLTVYALAPFATRGLEKLGAKLARVVPGEEASVLAEHATVSEALSAPGAILIVGERLAGVPGGLSAAADVARRTGAKLAWVPRRAGDRGAVEAGCLPNLLPGGRLVTEPAARAELGEAWDIPAGVIPSQAGRDTDGILAAAANGQLGALVVGGVDPADLADPRLAETALDAVPFLVSLELRASAVTRRADVVLPVAPVVEKAGSFLDWEGRLRPFEAVLNTAAMTDGRVLDALAALLDVRLGTADVPSVRRELGSLPTTRLSRPAAPSVAPGAVPQPGAGEAVLSTWHQLVDLGTLTDGDEHLAGTARPPVVRLGKGTAEALGVADGDAVTVGTDRGALTLPAELTEMPDGVVWLPTNSPGSTVRRSLGATSGTVVRISVPAPSVAVPAGRVAADEAGLPGPLLNTGGVQ, encoded by the coding sequence ATGACCGACGTAGCCAAGCAGACCGAGACCGTCACGCTCACCATCGACGGCGTCGAGGTCACCGCCCCCAAGGGGACGCTGCTGATCCGGGTCGCCGAGCAGATGGGCACCGAGATCCCCCGGTTCTGCGACCACCCGCTGCTGGCCCCGGCCGGCGCGTGCCGGCAGTGCCTGGTCGAGGTGGAGGGGCAGCGCAAGCCTGTCGCCTCGTGCACCCAGACCGTCGCCGACGGCATGGTGGTCCGCACCCAGCTCACCTCCCCGGTCGCGCAGAAGGCGCAGGAGGGGGTGATGGAGCTGCTGCTGCTCAATCACCCGCTTGACTGCCCGATGTGTGACAAGGGCGGCGAGTGCCCGCTGCAGAACCAGGCGATGTCCACCGGCCGCACCGACTCGCGCTTCCACGAGCACAAGCGGGAGTACGAGAAGCCGATGGCGATCAGCAGCCAGGTGCTGCTGGACCGTGAGCGCTGCGTGCTCTGCCAGCGGTGCACCAGGTTCTCCGAGGAGATCGCCGGCGACAAGTTCATCGACCTGATGGGCCGGTCGTCCGCCGAAGAGATCAACATCTACCGGGACGACGCGTACGGCGAAGAGGGCGACGCCGGCGATGTCCCGTTCAACTCGTACTTCTCCGGCAACACCGTGCAGATCTGCCCGGTGGGGGCGCTCACCGGCGCCCAGTACCGGTTCCGGGCCCGCCCGTTCGACCTGGTGTCCAGCCCGAGCGTCTGCGAGCACTGCTCGGCCGGCTGCGGGCAGCGCACCGACTGGCGGCGCGGCAAGGTGCTGCGTCGGCTCGCCGGCGACGAGCCGGCGGTGAACGAGGAGTGGAACTGCGACAAGGGTCGCTGGGGTTTCCAGTACACCCGGGCCGCCGACCGCCTGACCAACCCGCTGGTCCGCGACGAGCGCACCGGTGAGCTGCGGGAGGCGTCCTGGAGTGAGGCGCTGACCAGGGCCGCCGAGGGGCTGCACGCGGCCCGCGAGGGCGGCCAGGGCACGGCGGTGCTCACCGGCGGTCGGCTGACCGTCGAGGACGCCTACGCGTACGCGAAGTTCGCCCGGGTCGCGCTCAACACCAACGACATCGACTTCCGGGCCCGGCCGGTCTCCCGCGAGGAGGCCGACTTCCTGGCCAGCTCGGTCGCCGGCGTCACCGACGTCACCTACACCGACGTGGAGAACGCGCCGGCGGTGGTGCTTGTCGGCCTGGAGCCGGAGGAGGAGTGCCCGATCCTCTTCCTGCGGCTGCGCAAGGCGTACCTGAAGAAGACCCTGACGGTGTACGCGCTGGCGCCGTTCGCCACCCGCGGCCTGGAGAAGCTCGGCGCCAAGCTGGCCCGGGTCGTGCCGGGCGAGGAGGCAAGCGTGCTCGCCGAGCACGCCACGGTGAGCGAGGCGCTCAGCGCCCCGGGCGCGATCCTCATCGTCGGTGAGCGGCTGGCCGGTGTGCCGGGTGGGCTCTCCGCCGCGGCGGACGTGGCGCGGCGTACCGGCGCGAAGCTGGCCTGGGTGCCGCGGCGCGCGGGTGACCGCGGCGCGGTCGAGGCGGGCTGCCTGCCCAACCTGCTGCCCGGCGGCCGGCTGGTCACCGAGCCGGCGGCGCGGGCCGAGCTGGGCGAGGCGTGGGACATCCCGGCCGGGGTGATCCCGAGCCAGGCCGGTCGGGACACCGACGGCATCCTGGCGGCGGCAGCCAACGGGCAGCTCGGGGCACTGGTGGTCGGCGGGGTCGACCCGGCCGACCTGGCCGACCCCCGGTTGGCCGAGACCGCCCTGGACGCGGTGCCGTTCCTGGTCAGCCTGGAGCTGCGTGCCAGCGCGGTGACCCGGCGGGCCGACGTGGTGCTGCCGGTGGCCCCGGTGGTCGAGAAGGCCGGCAGCTTCCTGGACTGGGAGGGCCGGCTGCGTCCGTTCGAGGCGGTGCTGAACACCGCCGCGATGACCGACGGTCGGGTGCTCGACGCGCTTGCCGCGCTGCTCGACGTGCGGCTCGGCACCGCCGACGTGCCGAGTGTGCGTCGCGAGCTGGGCTCCCTGCCGACCACGCGTCTGTCCCGCCCGGCCGCGCCGTCGGTCGCGCCGGGGGCGGTGCCGCAGCCGGGTGCCGGTGAGGCAGTGCTGTCGACCTGGCACCAGCTCGTCGACCTCGGCACCCTGACCGACGGCGACGAGCACCTCGCCGGCACCGCCCGCCCGCCGGTCGTCCGGCTGGGCAAGGGCACCGCCGAGGCGCTCGGTGTGGCCGACGGGGACGCGGTCACGGTCGGCACCGACCGCGGGGCGCTGACCCTGCCGGCGGAGCTGACCGAGATGCCGGACGGCGTCGTCTGGCTGCCGACCAACTCACCCGGCTCGACAGTGCGACGCAGCCTCGGGGCGACGTCCGGCACTGTCGTCCGGATCTCCGTTCCCGCACCGAGCGTGGCCGTCCCGGCCGGGCGGGTCGCGGCGGACGAGGCCGGTCTCCCGGGTCCGCTCCTCAACACCGGGGGTGTCCAGTGA
- a CDS encoding NADH-quinone oxidoreductase subunit C — translation MSDKPNDGGVPLPVVPAGATSGAPAEQPPASPAGRGMFGNQGTGDVSGYGGLVRPRQPIEEASRPYGGYFDEVRDALEEAYPAFADAIEKVVVDRGELTLHVRPERIAEVCQVLRDDLALRFELCSSVSGVDYLGADERRLHAVYLLTSMTYRRRIRLEAAVSAESPHLPSVTAVYPTADWQEREAYDMFGIVFDGHPNLTRILMPDDWEGHPQRKDYPLGGVPVEYKGAEIPPPDRRRSYQ, via the coding sequence ATGAGCGACAAGCCCAACGACGGTGGCGTACCGCTGCCTGTGGTTCCGGCCGGCGCCACCAGCGGCGCTCCGGCCGAGCAGCCGCCGGCCAGCCCTGCGGGGCGCGGCATGTTCGGCAACCAGGGCACCGGCGACGTGTCCGGCTACGGCGGCCTGGTCCGCCCGCGCCAGCCCATCGAGGAGGCTTCCCGCCCGTACGGGGGCTACTTCGACGAGGTCCGCGACGCGCTGGAGGAGGCGTACCCGGCCTTCGCCGACGCGATCGAGAAGGTCGTCGTCGACCGGGGTGAGCTGACCCTGCACGTCCGCCCGGAGCGGATCGCCGAGGTCTGCCAGGTGCTGCGGGACGACCTGGCGCTGCGCTTCGAGCTGTGCTCCTCGGTGTCCGGGGTGGACTACCTCGGCGCCGACGAGCGCCGCCTGCACGCGGTCTACCTGCTCACCTCGATGACCTACAGGCGTCGGATCCGGCTGGAGGCCGCGGTCTCGGCCGAGTCGCCGCACCTGCCCAGCGTCACCGCCGTCTACCCGACGGCTGACTGGCAGGAGCGGGAGGCGTACGACATGTTCGGCATCGTCTTCGACGGCCACCCCAACCTGACCCGGATCCTCATGCCGGACGACTGGGAGGGCCACCCGCAGCGCAAGGACTACCCGCTCGGTGGCGTGCCTGTCGAGTACAAGGGCGCCGAGATCCCGCCGCCGGACCGCAGGAGGTCGTACCAGTGA
- the nuoE gene encoding NADH-quinone oxidoreductase subunit NuoE has product MTTTFTDETRERAREIIARYPADRSRSALLPLLHLVQAEEGYVSPAGVTFCAEVLGLNKAQVGAVATFYTMYKRKPTGDFLVSVCTNTMCNVLGGQEVYDTLVEHLGVGHDETTADGTITLEHAECLAACDYGPVMTVNYDFFDRVDPSTAVGVVDELRGGGRPMPTRGARLCTLKEMAVQLAGFADERDGAVADGGPGEPTLRGLRLAQEHDVSVPGFDPNTPIRSKAEADKAAAEAKAKAEAAKPAPVEATAAPVKGGDGASAPTPGNAGAGEPAPAAAATGSTTRDVKAPDDKSPQVRTAETRQPDAGTAAPDAPGTKVPADDSGTAPAAGDARSAEAAGVAANEPAGDGKPAGDEAGAQQRNLTEAKAGTDADGAEAADASETGAQK; this is encoded by the coding sequence ATGACGACGACTTTCACTGACGAGACGCGGGAGCGTGCGCGCGAGATCATCGCCCGCTACCCGGCGGACCGGTCCCGCTCGGCGTTGCTGCCGCTGCTGCACCTGGTCCAGGCGGAGGAGGGGTACGTCTCCCCGGCCGGGGTCACGTTCTGCGCCGAGGTGCTCGGGCTGAACAAGGCCCAGGTCGGCGCGGTGGCCACCTTCTACACGATGTACAAGCGCAAGCCCACAGGTGACTTCCTGGTGAGCGTCTGCACCAACACGATGTGCAACGTGCTGGGCGGCCAGGAGGTCTACGACACCCTCGTCGAGCACCTGGGTGTCGGGCACGACGAGACCACCGCCGACGGCACGATCACGCTTGAGCACGCCGAGTGCCTGGCGGCCTGTGACTACGGCCCGGTGATGACAGTCAACTACGACTTCTTCGACCGGGTGGACCCGTCCACGGCGGTAGGCGTGGTCGACGAGCTGCGCGGCGGCGGTCGGCCGATGCCGACGCGCGGCGCGCGGCTCTGCACGCTCAAGGAGATGGCGGTGCAGCTCGCCGGTTTCGCCGACGAGCGCGACGGCGCGGTCGCCGACGGCGGGCCGGGTGAGCCGACCCTGCGCGGTCTGCGGCTGGCGCAGGAGCACGACGTCTCGGTGCCGGGCTTCGACCCGAACACCCCGATCCGCAGCAAGGCGGAGGCGGACAAGGCCGCCGCCGAGGCGAAGGCGAAGGCGGAGGCTGCCAAGCCGGCGCCCGTCGAGGCCACGGCGGCCCCGGTCAAGGGTGGCGACGGGGCATCCGCCCCGACGCCAGGCAACGCTGGTGCCGGCGAGCCCGCTCCCGCCGCCGCCGCGACCGGCAGCACCACGCGGGACGTGAAGGCGCCGGACGACAAGTCGCCGCAGGTGCGTACCGCCGAGACCCGGCAGCCGGACGCGGGCACGGCGGCGCCGGACGCCCCGGGCACCAAGGTCCCGGCGGACGACAGCGGCACCGCGCCCGCGGCTGGTGACGCGCGGTCGGCGGAGGCCGCCGGCGTGGCGGCCAACGAGCCGGCCGGTGACGGCAAGCCCGCCGGCGACGAGGCCGGGGCGCAGCAGCGCAACCTCACCGAAGCGAAGGCTGGCACGGACGCCGACGGCGCCGAAGCGGCCGACGCGAGCGAAACGGGGGCCCAGAAGTGA
- the nuoF gene encoding NADH-quinone oxidoreductase subunit NuoF, translating to MTTPRPETLAKLTPVLTKRWLSPDAWRIGTYEQLDGYAALRKALKAHPDDLIQLIKDSGLRGRGGAGFPTGLKWGFIPQGDGKPHYLVVNADEGEPGTCKDLPLMTHDPHALVEGVIIASYAIRASRAYIYIRGEAVHAARRLRNAVQEAYDKGYLGRNILRSGYDLELVVHSGAGAYICGEETALLDSLEGFRGQPRLRPPFPATHGLYASPTVVNNVGTIASVPPIVLGGADWWKTMGTEKSSGPMIYSLSGRINNPGQYECSMGVTLRDLLELAGGMQPGHNLKFWTPGGSSTPLLAAEHLDVPLDFEGVAAAGSILGTTATQIFSDQDCPVYATYRWLEFYHHESCGKCTPCREGNYWMVRVYRRILSGQGTHEDLDTLLDTCDNILGRSFCGLGDGATSSVTSSLKYFKQDYLDYIEGRTAPKLSEKTLVGAH from the coding sequence GTGACCACTCCCCGACCGGAGACGCTGGCCAAGCTGACGCCGGTGCTGACCAAGCGCTGGTTGTCGCCGGACGCCTGGCGGATCGGCACGTACGAGCAGTTGGACGGCTACGCCGCGCTGCGCAAGGCCCTCAAGGCCCACCCGGACGACCTGATCCAGCTGATCAAGGACTCCGGGCTGCGTGGTCGGGGCGGCGCCGGCTTCCCCACCGGCCTCAAGTGGGGCTTCATCCCGCAGGGCGACGGCAAGCCGCACTACCTGGTGGTCAACGCCGACGAGGGCGAGCCGGGCACCTGCAAGGACCTGCCGCTGATGACCCACGACCCGCACGCGCTGGTCGAGGGCGTGATCATCGCGTCGTACGCGATCCGGGCCAGTCGGGCGTACATCTACATCCGGGGCGAGGCGGTGCACGCCGCGCGTCGGCTGCGCAACGCGGTCCAGGAGGCGTACGACAAGGGCTACCTCGGCCGCAACATCCTGCGCAGCGGCTACGACCTGGAGCTGGTCGTGCACTCCGGCGCCGGGGCGTACATCTGCGGCGAGGAGACGGCGCTGCTGGACTCGCTCGAGGGGTTCCGGGGTCAGCCCCGGCTGCGCCCGCCGTTCCCGGCCACCCACGGCCTGTACGCGAGCCCCACCGTGGTCAACAACGTCGGCACCATCGCCAGCGTGCCGCCGATCGTGCTCGGCGGGGCCGACTGGTGGAAGACCATGGGCACCGAGAAGTCCTCCGGGCCGATGATCTACTCGCTGTCCGGCCGCATCAACAACCCGGGCCAGTACGAGTGCTCGATGGGCGTCACGCTGCGCGACCTGCTGGAACTGGCCGGCGGCATGCAGCCCGGCCACAACCTGAAGTTCTGGACCCCGGGCGGATCGTCCACCCCGTTGCTCGCCGCCGAGCACCTGGACGTGCCACTTGACTTCGAGGGGGTGGCGGCGGCCGGCTCGATCCTGGGCACCACGGCCACCCAGATCTTCTCCGACCAGGACTGCCCGGTCTACGCGACGTACCGGTGGCTGGAGTTCTACCACCACGAGTCGTGCGGCAAGTGCACCCCGTGCCGGGAGGGCAACTACTGGATGGTCCGGGTCTACCGGCGGATCCTGTCCGGTCAGGGCACCCACGAGGACCTGGACACCCTGCTGGACACCTGCGACAACATCCTCGGCCGCTCGTTCTGCGGCCTCGGTGACGGCGCGACCAGCTCGGTGACCTCGTCGCTGAAGTACTTCAAGCAGGACTACCTCGACTACATCGAGGGTCGGACCGCACCCAAGCTGTCGGAGAAGACCCTGGTAGGGGCGCACTGA
- a CDS encoding NADH-quinone oxidoreductase subunit J produces MTTSTVLAAAGGVSGGEEVTFWILAPLALIGAIGMVAARNAVHSALWLVLTMLCLGVFYILQAGPFIGMVQIIVYTGAIMMLFLFVLMLVGRDASDSLIETLRGQRVAAILLGLGFAGLVGSAVYNAMEKTTAVGLDQANAEGNVQGIARLLFTKYVFAFELTSALLITAAVGAMVLAHVERRKQDKVDQVSTMKARFAPGNYPGPKPGPGVFATSSSVATPARLPDGRLTERSTPDILPVRELTAQETTLKGTDR; encoded by the coding sequence ATGACCACGTCTACGGTGCTGGCCGCGGCGGGTGGGGTGTCCGGCGGCGAGGAGGTCACCTTCTGGATCCTCGCGCCGCTCGCGCTCATCGGCGCGATCGGGATGGTGGCGGCCCGCAACGCGGTGCACTCGGCGCTCTGGCTGGTGCTCACGATGCTCTGCCTGGGCGTGTTCTACATCCTCCAGGCCGGGCCGTTCATCGGCATGGTGCAGATCATCGTCTACACCGGCGCGATCATGATGCTCTTCCTGTTCGTGCTGATGCTTGTCGGCAGGGACGCTTCGGACTCGCTCATCGAGACGCTGCGCGGTCAGCGCGTCGCCGCGATCCTGCTGGGGCTCGGCTTCGCCGGTCTGGTCGGCAGCGCCGTCTACAACGCCATGGAGAAGACCACTGCTGTCGGCCTGGACCAGGCCAACGCCGAAGGCAACGTGCAGGGCATCGCCCGGCTGTTGTTCACCAAGTACGTCTTCGCGTTCGAGCTGACCTCGGCGTTGCTGATCACGGCGGCGGTCGGCGCGATGGTGCTCGCCCACGTCGAGCGGCGTAAGCAGGACAAGGTCGACCAGGTGTCGACCATGAAGGCGCGCTTCGCGCCGGGCAACTACCCCGGCCCCAAGCCGGGCCCCGGCGTCTTCGCCACCTCCTCCTCGGTGGCCACCCCGGCGCGACTGCCGGACGGCCGGCTCACCGAGCGGAGCACGCCGGACATCCTGCCGGTACGCGAGCTGACCGCGCAGGAGACCACGCTGAAGGGGACTGACAGGTGA
- a CDS encoding NADH-quinone oxidoreductase subunit D gives MTTSNYATERETTEGRVFTVTGGDWDTVVSGTDPINDERIVVNMGPQHPSTHGVLRLILELEGETVREARTVVGYLHTGIEKNLEYRNWVQGSTFVTRMDYLAPIFNETAYALAVEKLLGITDDVTERATTIRVLMMELNRISSHLVWLATTGMELGAISIMLYGFREREYILDIFETITGLRMNHAYVRPGGVAQDVPDEAIVKIRDFLKMMPKKLKEYEDLLSGQPIWIERTKNVAVLDVTGCVALGITGPVLRSAGLAWDLRKTMPYCGYETYEFDVPTHPDGDVWGRYMVRLAEIRESMKLVEQALDRLRPGPVMVADRKIAWPAQLAMGVDGMGNSLEHVAKIMGQSMESLIHHFKLVTEGFRVPPGQVYVAIEAPRGELGVHAVSDGGTRPYRVHYREPSFVNLQALPAMAEGGLIADVIAGGASLDPVMGGCDR, from the coding sequence GTGACCACGTCGAACTACGCGACCGAACGCGAGACCACCGAGGGCAGGGTCTTCACCGTCACCGGTGGGGACTGGGACACGGTCGTCTCGGGCACCGACCCGATCAACGACGAGCGGATCGTGGTCAACATGGGTCCGCAGCACCCGTCCACGCACGGGGTGCTGCGGCTGATCCTTGAGCTGGAGGGCGAGACGGTCCGCGAGGCCCGTACTGTCGTCGGCTACCTGCACACAGGCATCGAGAAGAACCTCGAGTACCGCAACTGGGTCCAGGGTTCGACGTTCGTGACCCGGATGGACTATCTGGCACCGATCTTCAACGAGACGGCGTACGCCCTCGCGGTCGAGAAGCTGCTCGGCATCACCGACGACGTCACCGAGCGCGCCACCACCATCCGCGTGCTGATGATGGAGCTCAACCGGATCTCGTCGCACCTGGTCTGGCTGGCCACCACAGGCATGGAGCTGGGCGCGATCTCGATCATGCTGTACGGCTTCCGCGAGCGGGAGTACATCCTCGACATCTTCGAGACGATCACCGGCCTGCGGATGAACCACGCGTACGTCCGGCCGGGCGGTGTCGCGCAGGACGTTCCGGACGAGGCGATCGTCAAGATCCGCGACTTCCTCAAGATGATGCCGAAGAAGCTCAAGGAGTACGAGGACCTGCTCTCCGGCCAGCCGATCTGGATCGAGCGGACGAAGAACGTCGCGGTGCTCGACGTGACCGGCTGCGTGGCGCTCGGCATCACCGGTCCGGTGCTGCGCTCGGCCGGGCTCGCCTGGGACCTGCGCAAGACCATGCCGTACTGCGGCTACGAGACGTACGAGTTCGACGTGCCCACCCACCCCGACGGTGACGTGTGGGGCCGCTACATGGTCCGGCTCGCCGAGATCCGCGAGTCGATGAAGCTTGTCGAGCAGGCGCTGGACCGGCTCCGGCCGGGCCCGGTGATGGTCGCCGACCGCAAGATCGCGTGGCCAGCCCAGCTCGCCATGGGTGTCGACGGCATGGGCAACTCGCTTGAGCACGTCGCCAAGATCATGGGTCAGTCGATGGAGTCGCTGATCCACCACTTCAAGCTGGTGACCGAGGGCTTCCGGGTCCCGCCCGGCCAGGTGTACGTCGCCATCGAGGCGCCCCGCGGCGAGCTGGGCGTCCACGCGGTCTCCGACGGTGGCACCCGACCGTACCGGGTGCACTACCGGGAGCCGAGCTTCGTCAACCTCCAGGCCCTTCCGGCGATGGCCGAGGGCGGCCTCATCGCCGACGTGATCGCCGGCGGCGCCTCGCTGGACCCCGTGATGGGTGGGTGTGACCGATGA
- the nuoK gene encoding NADH-quinone oxidoreductase subunit NuoK, whose amino-acid sequence MTPNHYLVLAAVLFTIGASGVLIRRNAIVLFMCVELMLNAANLTLVTFSRINGDLNGQIMAFFVMVVAAAEVVVGLAIIMSIFRTRRSASVDDANLLKY is encoded by the coding sequence ATGACGCCCAATCATTACCTCGTGCTGGCGGCGGTGCTGTTCACCATCGGCGCGTCCGGGGTGCTCATCCGGCGCAACGCGATCGTGCTGTTCATGTGTGTCGAGCTGATGCTCAACGCGGCCAACCTGACGCTCGTCACCTTCAGTCGGATCAACGGTGACCTCAACGGCCAGATCATGGCGTTCTTCGTGATGGTGGTGGCCGCGGCCGAGGTCGTCGTCGGCCTCGCGATCATCATGTCCATCTTCCGGACCCGGCGCTCGGCGAGTGTCGACGACGCCAACCTGCTCAAGTACTAA